A genomic stretch from Glaciecola nitratireducens FR1064 includes:
- a CDS encoding outer membrane lipoprotein-sorting protein, producing MMLKRIKTINKIASFVAASLALLAAVPLQAASIDVSSIVKNAEKAAYYSGKDGRSDARMMIVDAQGRKQMRQFTVLRRDVEDNGDQQMMVFFERPADVKDTVFRVEKHVDLAIEDDRWLYLPALDLVKRISSGDKRTSFVGSHFFYEDVSGRAISEDNFVLQEDTEAAYILKATPKAPETVEFAYYVVTIDKKTNLPILIDFFKSNNDNYRRVEAVKIEEIQGFPTVVRSKVSDLESGAYTLMEFRNINFDLGLVDDVFTERSLRNPPREWLN from the coding sequence ATGATGTTAAAGAGAATTAAAACGATAAATAAAATAGCTAGCTTTGTGGCCGCGAGCTTGGCGCTATTGGCAGCAGTGCCGCTCCAAGCTGCTAGTATTGATGTATCAAGTATCGTAAAAAATGCAGAAAAAGCGGCGTATTACAGTGGCAAAGACGGCCGCTCGGATGCAAGGATGATGATTGTTGATGCTCAGGGCCGAAAACAAATGCGCCAATTTACTGTATTGCGCCGAGATGTAGAAGATAACGGCGACCAACAAATGATGGTGTTTTTCGAAAGACCTGCTGATGTTAAAGACACTGTCTTTAGAGTCGAAAAACACGTTGATTTGGCGATAGAAGACGATCGATGGTTATATTTACCTGCACTTGATTTAGTTAAGCGCATTTCTTCAGGCGACAAACGTACGTCTTTTGTAGGCTCTCATTTTTTCTATGAAGATGTGTCTGGTCGTGCTATTTCGGAAGATAACTTTGTGTTACAAGAAGATACTGAGGCAGCATACATATTAAAAGCCACCCCCAAAGCGCCCGAGACCGTTGAGTTTGCGTATTACGTTGTTACCATCGATAAGAAGACTAACTTACCAATTTTGATAGATTTCTTTAAATCGAATAACGATAACTATCGTCGAGTAGAAGCGGTGAAAATTGAAGAAATACAGGGTTTCCCCACAGTTGTTCGCTCTAAAGTAAGCGACCTTGAAAGCGGTGCCTATACCCTCATGGAGTTTCGCAATATCAACTTCGATCTTGGCTTAGTCGATGATGTGTTTACTGAGCGCAGTTTGCGTAATCCGCCGCGTGAATGGTTAAACTAA